From Pseudomonas putida, one genomic window encodes:
- a CDS encoding sulfite exporter TauE/SafE family protein encodes MINVSRDSSKADWSELKRLVPLMVVGSLIGATLLLNAKPDVLLLALGVFVVGYCIYSLRRRQTNRQFSPMLSIPFGAVGGVFSALFGSGGFIYAIYLGGRLRDPDALRITQTTLIGLSTLTRVGLFVIAGVYLDPSLLLLALVLAPGMLIGIAVGRRLTLNMSRERFIKLVNVVVLASGLMLIIRYFS; translated from the coding sequence GTGATCAATGTCAGTCGCGATAGCAGCAAGGCTGATTGGAGCGAACTTAAGCGCCTGGTGCCACTCATGGTGGTCGGTAGTCTGATAGGCGCTACCCTACTTCTCAATGCAAAACCCGATGTTCTGCTACTGGCGTTGGGCGTCTTTGTGGTCGGATACTGTATTTATTCGCTCCGGAGACGGCAGACTAACCGCCAGTTCTCCCCTATGTTATCAATCCCATTCGGAGCGGTTGGCGGAGTCTTTAGTGCACTGTTCGGTAGCGGTGGTTTTATCTATGCCATCTACCTCGGCGGTCGACTCCGGGATCCAGATGCGTTGCGCATCACACAGACGACGTTGATCGGTTTAAGTACATTGACTCGCGTCGGATTGTTTGTGATTGCTGGGGTTTACCTGGATCCAAGTCTGCTTTTGCTCGCTCTGGTCCTGGCTCCAGGCATGTTGATAGGTATCGCAGTAGGGCGTCGGCTGACGCTGAATATGTCCAGAGAGCGGTTTATCAAACTCGTGAATGTAGTCGTGCTTGCTTCCGGCCTGATGTTGATAATCCGCTATTTTTCCTGA
- a CDS encoding methyl-accepting chemotaxis protein, producing the protein MASATGQVNAVATQVVSASNASICNADQQSSRTNSVAAAINQLGAAAQEIAQNAALASQHSSEARGLAEDGQQVVGRTIDVMNQLSARISDSCGNIETLNAHTANIGQILDVISGISQQTNLLALNAAIEAARAGEAGRGFAVVADEVRNLAHRTQESAQQVQRLIEELQAGAQMAVSTMNQSREHSDQSVGIANQAGARLGSVTQRIGEIDGMNQSVATATEEQTAVVESINVDITEINTLNQEGVQNLQSTLRACTDLEHQVERLKHLVGSFRI; encoded by the coding sequence GTGGCCTCGGCCACTGGCCAGGTCAATGCGGTAGCCACGCAGGTAGTGAGCGCCTCGAATGCCTCGATCTGCAACGCCGACCAGCAGTCCAGCCGCACCAACAGCGTGGCCGCGGCCATCAACCAGCTGGGTGCCGCAGCCCAGGAGATCGCCCAGAACGCAGCGCTGGCCTCGCAACATTCCAGTGAGGCACGCGGCCTGGCCGAGGACGGCCAGCAGGTGGTCGGGCGCACCATCGACGTGATGAACCAGCTGTCGGCGCGCATCAGCGATTCATGCGGCAACATTGAAACGCTCAATGCCCACACCGCCAACATCGGGCAGATTCTCGATGTAATCAGCGGCATTTCCCAACAGACCAACCTGCTGGCACTCAATGCCGCGATCGAGGCAGCCCGTGCCGGTGAAGCCGGGCGAGGTTTTGCCGTGGTCGCCGACGAGGTCCGCAACCTGGCGCACCGCACCCAAGAGTCGGCGCAGCAGGTTCAGCGCCTGATCGAAGAATTGCAGGCCGGTGCACAGATGGCCGTCAGCACCATGAACCAGAGCCGTGAACACAGCGACCAGAGCGTCGGGATCGCCAACCAGGCGGGTGCGCGCCTGGGCAGCGTGACCCAGCGCATTGGCGAAATCGATGGCATGAACCAGTCAGTGGCTACTGCTACCGAGGAGCAGACGGCGGTGGTCGAGTCGATCAATGTCGACATCACCGAGATCAATACGCTGAATCAGGAAGGGGTGCAGAACCTCCAGAGCACGTTGCGTGCCTGCACCGACCTTGAACACCAGGTCGAGCGGTTGAAGCATCTGGTGGGGAGTTTCCGGATCTGA
- a CDS encoding DUF924 family protein, which yields MLAPWQPLLEWWFGWGSSPQAVADEKSTLWFGKHHDAEAHALFGELVEHALAGGLEEWQQSPQGWLGLLLLLDQLPRMIYRDTPRAFEGDRRAQVVALQGLQKGWDYQLLPIQRVFVLLVLEHAEVLDWQNLCVERYQMLLDEQPEANRRLFEGFLDYAEQHQRVIARFGRFPHRNLLLERPSTSEEMDFLLEPGSRF from the coding sequence ATGCTCGCACCTTGGCAGCCGTTGCTGGAGTGGTGGTTCGGTTGGGGCTCCAGTCCCCAGGCCGTGGCTGACGAGAAGAGCACGCTGTGGTTCGGCAAGCATCACGATGCCGAAGCGCATGCGCTGTTTGGCGAGCTTGTCGAGCATGCCCTGGCGGGCGGGCTCGAGGAGTGGCAGCAAAGCCCGCAGGGGTGGCTCGGCCTGCTGCTACTGCTGGACCAGCTGCCGCGCATGATCTACCGCGACACGCCGCGTGCCTTCGAGGGCGACCGGCGTGCCCAAGTTGTGGCCCTGCAGGGGTTGCAGAAGGGCTGGGATTACCAGCTGTTGCCGATTCAGCGGGTATTCGTGCTGCTGGTGCTCGAGCATGCCGAGGTGCTGGACTGGCAGAACCTGTGCGTTGAACGTTACCAGATGCTGCTGGATGAGCAGCCCGAGGCCAACCGGCGGTTGTTCGAAGGGTTCCTTGATTATGCCGAGCAGCACCAGCGGGTGATTGCCCGGTTCGGGCGCTTCCCGCATCGCAATCTGCTGCTGGAGCGGCCAAGCACCAGTGAAGAGATGGACTTTTTGCTGGAGCCAGGCTCCAGGTTTTGA
- the glnA gene encoding type I glutamate--ammonia ligase has product MSKSVQLIKDHDVKWIDLRFTDTKGTQHHVTMPARDGLDEDFFEVGKMFDGSSIAGWKGIEASDMILMPVDETAVLDPFTEEPTLIITCDIVDPSSMQGYDRDPRAIAKRAEEYLKSTGIGDTVFAGPEPEFFIFDEVKFQSDISGSMFKIFSEQGSWMTGADVEGGNKGHRPGVKGGYFPVPPFDHDHEIRTAMCNALEEMGQTVEVHHHEVATAGQNEIGVKFNTLVKKADEVQALKYVVHNVADAYGRTATFMPKPLYGDNGSGMHVHMSIWKEGKNTFAGEGYAGLSETALYFIGGIIKHGKALNGFTNPSTNSYKRLVPGFEAPVMLAYSARNRSASIRIPYVGSPKARRIEARFPDPSANPYLAFAALLMAGLDGIQNKIHPGDAADKNLYDLPPEEAKDIPQVCGSLKEALEELDKGRAFLTKGGVFSDDFIDAFIELKSEEEIKVRTFVHPLEYELYYSC; this is encoded by the coding sequence ATGTCGAAGTCGGTTCAACTCATCAAAGATCATGACGTCAAGTGGATTGATCTGCGTTTCACGGACACCAAAGGCACTCAGCATCACGTGACCATGCCAGCGCGTGATGGCCTGGACGAAGACTTCTTCGAAGTCGGCAAGATGTTCGACGGTTCCTCCATCGCTGGCTGGAAAGGCATCGAAGCCTCCGACATGATCCTGATGCCGGTTGACGAGACCGCCGTCCTGGACCCGTTCACCGAAGAGCCGACCCTGATCATCACCTGCGACATCGTCGACCCTTCGAGCATGCAGGGCTACGATCGCGACCCACGCGCAATCGCCAAGCGCGCTGAAGAGTACCTCAAGAGCACCGGCATCGGTGACACCGTCTTCGCCGGCCCAGAGCCTGAGTTCTTCATCTTCGACGAAGTGAAGTTCCAGTCGGACATCTCCGGCTCGATGTTCAAGATCTTCTCCGAGCAAGGCTCGTGGATGACTGGCGCTGACGTGGAAGGCGGCAACAAAGGCCACCGTCCAGGCGTCAAAGGTGGCTACTTCCCAGTTCCGCCGTTCGACCACGACCACGAAATCCGTACTGCCATGTGCAACGCACTGGAAGAAATGGGCCAGACCGTTGAAGTTCACCACCATGAAGTGGCGACTGCCGGCCAGAACGAAATCGGCGTCAAGTTCAACACCCTGGTGAAGAAAGCTGACGAAGTACAGGCCCTGAAGTATGTCGTGCACAACGTTGCCGACGCATACGGCCGTACCGCCACCTTCATGCCGAAGCCACTGTACGGCGACAACGGCTCGGGTATGCACGTGCATATGTCGATCTGGAAAGAAGGCAAGAACACCTTCGCGGGTGAAGGCTATGCCGGTCTGTCCGAAACTGCCCTGTACTTCATCGGCGGTATCATCAAGCACGGTAAGGCACTGAACGGCTTCACCAACCCGTCGACCAACTCCTACAAGCGTCTGGTTCCAGGCTTCGAAGCCCCGGTAATGCTGGCCTACTCGGCACGTAACCGTTCGGCCTCGATCCGCATTCCTTACGTCGGCAGCCCTAAAGCCCGCCGTATCGAAGCGCGCTTCCCGGACCCATCGGCCAACCCGTACCTGGCTTTCGCCGCCCTGCTGATGGCTGGCCTGGACGGTATCCAGAACAAGATTCACCCAGGCGATGCTGCCGACAAGAACCTGTACGACCTGCCGCCTGAAGAGGCGAAAGATATCCCGCAAGTTTGCGGCAGCCTGAAAGAAGCGCTGGAAGAGCTGGATAAAGGCCGTGCGTTCCTGACCAAGGGCGGCGTGTTCTCCGACGACTTCATCGATGCCTTCATCGAGCTGAAGTCCGAAGAAGAGATCAAAGTCCGTACCTTCGTGCACCCGCTGGAATACGAGCTGTACTACAGCTGCTGA
- a CDS encoding YkgJ family cysteine cluster protein — MKTTLIAAAEVDRLETWQRYASHMCGGCHSTCCTLPVEVKIKDLIRIGVVDEFEKDEPPKNVAKRLQKEGIIERFNQKSGIFTLTRMSNDDCMYLDRKSRLCTIYDKRPDTCRNHPKVGPRPGYCAYKPKAPGR; from the coding sequence ATGAAAACGACCCTGATTGCCGCAGCCGAAGTCGACCGCCTGGAAACCTGGCAACGCTATGCCAGCCACATGTGCGGGGGCTGTCATTCGACCTGCTGCACCCTGCCTGTGGAAGTGAAGATCAAAGACCTGATCCGCATCGGCGTAGTGGACGAGTTCGAAAAGGACGAACCGCCGAAGAACGTGGCCAAACGCCTGCAAAAGGAAGGTATCATCGAGCGATTCAACCAGAAGTCGGGGATCTTCACCCTGACCCGGATGAGCAACGATGACTGCATGTACCTGGACCGTAAGAGCCGGCTGTGCACCATTTATGACAAGCGCCCGGATACCTGCAGGAACCACCCGAAGGTCGGGCCGCGGCCGGGGTATTGTGCTTACAAGCCGAAAGCACCCGGACGTTGA
- a CDS encoding class 1 fructose-bisphosphatase — MSRVTLSRYLIEQTRSNNTPADLRFLIEVVARACKEISHHVSKGALGGVLGSMGTENVQGEVQKKLDVISNDILLEANEWGGHLAGMASEEMDNAYQIPGRYPKGAYLLVFDPLDGSSNIDVNVSVGTIFSVLRCPNEYLSQNETLNENAFLQPGTEQVAAGYAIYGPQTMLILTLGNGVKGFTLDRELGSFVLTHENIQVPATTAEFAINMSNQRHWEAPVQRYVGELLAGETGPLKKNYNMRWIASMVADVHRILTRGGLFMYPRDAREPSKPGKLRLMYEANPMSFIIEQAGGASTNGYERILDIKPESLHQRVSVILGSKEEVERVTAYHKE; from the coding sequence ATGTCCCGCGTTACCTTGAGTCGCTATCTGATTGAGCAGACCCGCAGCAACAATACCCCTGCCGATCTGCGCTTCCTGATCGAAGTGGTGGCGCGTGCGTGCAAGGAAATCAGCCATCACGTGTCCAAGGGCGCCCTCGGCGGCGTGCTGGGCAGCATGGGCACTGAAAACGTACAGGGCGAAGTGCAGAAGAAGCTCGACGTTATTTCCAACGATATCCTGCTCGAGGCCAACGAGTGGGGCGGCCACCTGGCCGGCATGGCGTCCGAGGAAATGGACAACGCCTACCAGATCCCGGGCAGATACCCCAAAGGTGCCTACCTGCTGGTCTTCGACCCGCTGGACGGCTCGTCGAACATCGACGTCAACGTTTCGGTCGGTACCATCTTCTCGGTACTGCGTTGCCCTAATGAATACCTGAGCCAGAACGAAACCCTGAACGAAAACGCCTTCCTGCAGCCAGGTACCGAGCAGGTCGCCGCCGGTTATGCCATCTATGGCCCGCAGACCATGCTGATCCTGACCCTGGGCAACGGCGTCAAGGGCTTCACCCTGGACCGTGAGCTGGGCAGCTTCGTCCTGACCCACGAAAACATCCAGGTCCCGGCAACCACCGCCGAGTTCGCCATCAACATGTCCAACCAGCGCCACTGGGAAGCCCCGGTTCAGCGCTACGTGGGCGAACTGCTGGCCGGTGAGACCGGGCCGCTGAAAAAGAACTACAACATGCGCTGGATCGCCTCGATGGTGGCCGACGTGCACCGTATCCTGACCCGTGGCGGTCTGTTCATGTACCCGCGCGACGCCCGCGAGCCGAGCAAGCCGGGCAAGCTGCGCCTGATGTACGAAGCCAACCCGATGTCGTTCATCATCGAGCAGGCCGGCGGCGCCTCCACCAACGGTTACGAACGCATCCTCGACATCAAGCCAGAGAGCCTGCACCAGCGTGTATCGGTGATTCTCGGCTCGAAGGAAGAGGTCGAGCGCGTCACCGCCTATCACAAGGAGTAA
- a CDS encoding glycogen/starch/alpha-glucan phosphorylase, producing MSQEPKARDAEVADFRAAVLDKLTYAVGKDPEHAFDHDWFEAIALAARDHMVDHWMDHTRQAYRRSQKRVYYLSLEFLIGRLLYDSLSNLGLLDIARDALEGLDVDLERIRLLEPDAALGNGGLGRLAACFMESMSTLGIAAHGYGIRYEHGLFRQAMVDGWQQEQTENWLDFGNPWEFERAEVIYPISFGGSVETVHDTHGQQRQVWWPGETVRAVAYDTPVVGWRGSSVNTLRLWRARALEELHLERFNAGDHLGAVAEVARAESISRVLYPADSTEAGQELRLRQEYFFVSASLQDLLRRHLNMHKDLLNLPDAAAIQLNDTHPSIAVAELMRLLVDQHEIPWEKAWELTVGTLAYTNHTLLPEALETWPVALMERMLPRHMQIIYLINAYHIDALRAKGLHDFDVLRAVSLIEEDNGRRVRMGNLAFLGSHSVNGVSALHSKLMKSTVFAELHKLYPQRINNKTNGITFRRWLYQSNPKLTSMLVEALGPELLDDPQGRLANLVPFADKGVFLKQFAEQRLHSKRALASIIQDRVGVTVNPEALFDVQVKRIHEYKRQLLNLLHTVALYQAIRNDPGTNWVPRVKIFAGKAAASYHQAKLIIKLANDIARVVNNDPTVRGLLKVVFLPNYNVSLAESIIPAADLSEQISTAGYEASGTSNMKFGLNGALTIGTLDGANVEMCEQVGADNMFIFGLTAQQVEARKRAGDFGAVAAIAASNRLNDVLQAVRSGVFSPDDPSRYTGLIDGLVAYDRFLVCADFDAYWDAQQRVEALWHTPQEWWRMAVLNTARMGWFSSDRTIREYATEIWKVLD from the coding sequence ATGTCCCAGGAACCCAAAGCACGTGACGCCGAGGTGGCCGACTTTCGCGCCGCTGTACTGGACAAACTGACCTACGCGGTCGGCAAGGACCCGGAGCACGCCTTTGACCACGACTGGTTCGAGGCCATAGCCCTGGCTGCCCGTGATCACATGGTCGATCACTGGATGGATCACACCCGTCAGGCCTACCGGCGCAGCCAGAAGCGGGTCTATTACCTCTCTCTGGAATTTCTCATCGGGCGCCTGCTCTACGACAGCCTGAGCAACCTAGGCCTGCTGGACATCGCCCGTGATGCGCTGGAGGGGCTGGACGTGGACCTGGAGCGCATCCGCCTGCTGGAGCCGGACGCCGCGTTGGGCAACGGTGGCCTGGGCCGTCTGGCTGCCTGTTTCATGGAGAGCATGTCGACGCTGGGTATCGCCGCCCACGGTTACGGCATCCGCTATGAGCACGGGCTGTTCCGCCAGGCCATGGTCGACGGATGGCAGCAGGAACAGACCGAAAACTGGCTGGATTTCGGTAACCCTTGGGAGTTCGAGCGCGCCGAGGTGATCTACCCGATCAGCTTCGGCGGCAGCGTCGAAACGGTGCACGATACCCATGGCCAGCAGCGTCAGGTGTGGTGGCCGGGCGAGACGGTGCGGGCGGTCGCCTACGACACGCCGGTGGTCGGCTGGCGCGGCTCCAGCGTCAACACCTTGCGCCTCTGGCGCGCACGGGCGCTGGAAGAGCTGCACCTGGAGCGCTTCAATGCCGGTGACCACCTTGGCGCGGTGGCCGAAGTGGCTCGCGCCGAGAGCATCTCCCGCGTGCTGTACCCGGCCGACAGCACCGAAGCGGGGCAGGAATTGCGCCTGCGCCAGGAATACTTCTTCGTGTCGGCATCGCTGCAGGACCTGCTGCGACGCCATCTGAACATGCACAAGGACTTGCTCAACCTGCCGGATGCTGCGGCCATCCAGCTCAACGACACGCACCCGTCGATCGCCGTCGCCGAATTGATGCGGCTGTTGGTGGACCAACATGAAATCCCGTGGGAGAAAGCCTGGGAGCTGACCGTCGGCACCCTGGCCTACACAAACCACACCCTGCTGCCCGAGGCGCTGGAGACGTGGCCGGTGGCCTTGATGGAGCGCATGCTGCCGCGGCACATGCAGATCATCTACCTGATCAATGCCTACCATATCGATGCCCTGCGCGCGAAGGGCCTGCATGACTTCGACGTGCTGCGGGCGGTGTCGCTGATCGAGGAAGACAACGGCCGCCGGGTGCGCATGGGCAACCTTGCGTTTCTGGGCTCGCACAGCGTCAACGGGGTATCGGCGCTGCACAGCAAGCTGATGAAAAGCACGGTGTTCGCCGAGTTGCACAAGCTGTACCCCCAGCGGATCAACAACAAGACCAACGGCATTACCTTCCGCCGCTGGCTGTACCAGTCCAACCCGAAGTTGACGTCGATGCTGGTGGAGGCCCTGGGGCCAGAGTTGCTCGACGACCCACAGGGGCGCCTGGCCAACCTGGTACCGTTCGCCGACAAGGGCGTCTTCCTCAAGCAGTTCGCCGAGCAGCGCCTGCACAGCAAGCGCGCGTTGGCCAGCATCATCCAGGACCGCGTGGGCGTCACGGTCAACCCAGAGGCGCTGTTCGACGTGCAGGTCAAGCGCATCCACGAGTACAAGCGCCAGCTGCTCAACCTGCTGCATACCGTAGCGCTGTACCAGGCCATTCGTAACGACCCGGGCACCAACTGGGTGCCGCGGGTGAAGATCTTTGCCGGCAAGGCTGCGGCCAGCTACCACCAGGCCAAGCTGATCATCAAGCTGGCCAATGACATCGCCCGGGTGGTCAACAACGACCCCACCGTGCGCGGCCTGCTCAAGGTGGTGTTCCTGCCCAACTACAACGTCAGCCTGGCCGAGAGCATCATCCCGGCGGCGGACCTGTCGGAACAGATTTCCACGGCCGGCTACGAAGCGTCGGGCACCAGCAACATGAAGTTCGGCCTCAACGGTGCACTCACCATCGGGACCCTCGATGGCGCCAACGTGGAGATGTGCGAACAGGTGGGTGCCGACAACATGTTCATTTTCGGCCTGACCGCGCAGCAGGTGGAGGCGCGCAAGCGTGCCGGCGATTTTGGCGCCGTGGCCGCGATCGCCGCCTCCAACCGCCTAAACGATGTGCTGCAGGCGGTTCGCAGTGGCGTGTTCTCTCCCGATGACCCGTCACGCTATACCGGGCTGATCGACGGGCTGGTGGCTTACGACCGCTTCCTGGTCTGTGCCGACTTCGATGCCTACTGGGATGCCCAGCAGCGGGTTGAGGCGTTGTGGCATACGCCCCAGGAGTGGTGGCGGATGGCGGTGCTCAATACCGCACGGATGGGGTGGTTCTCTTCGGACCGGACCATTCGCGAGTATGCGACCGAGATCTGGAAGGTGCTGGATTGA
- the typA gene encoding translational GTPase TypA, translating into MIENLRNIAIIAHVDHGKTTLVDKLLRQSGTLERNELNDERVMDSNDQEKERGITILAKNTAINWNGYHINIVDTPGHADFGGEVERVMSMVDSVLLLVDAQDGPMPQTRFVTKKAFEAGLKPIVVINKVDRPGARPDWVLDQIFDLFDNLGATDEQLDFKVVYASALNGIAGLDHTAMAEDMTPLYQSIVDNVPAPDVDREGPFQMQISALDYNSFLGVIGVGRIARGRVKPNTPVVAIDTNGKKRNGRILKLMGHHGLHRVDVEEAQAGDIVCISGFDELFISDTLCDPTAVEAMKPLTVDEPTVSMTFQVNDSPFCGKEGKFVTSRNIKDRLDKELLYNVALRVQETDSPDKFKVSGRGELHLSVLIETMRREGFEMAVGRPEVIIREVDGVKQEPFENVTIDIPEESQGKVMEEMGLRKGDLTNMVPDGKGRVRLEYNIPARGLIGFRNQFLTLTNGAGILTSIFDRYDTMKSGQMSGRLNGVLVSVETGKALTYSLETLQARGKLFVEHGQEIYNGQIIGLNSRDNDLGVNPTKGKKLDNMRASGKDEVIALVPPVRHTLEQALEFIQDDELCEVTPKSIRLRKKILDEGERTRAAKKAKN; encoded by the coding sequence GTGATCGAAAATCTGCGTAACATCGCCATCATCGCCCACGTTGACCATGGTAAAACCACCCTGGTCGACAAACTCCTGCGTCAGTCCGGCACCCTGGAACGTAACGAGCTCAACGACGAGCGCGTCATGGACTCCAACGACCAGGAAAAAGAGCGTGGCATTACCATTCTGGCGAAAAACACCGCCATCAACTGGAACGGCTACCACATCAACATCGTCGACACCCCCGGCCACGCCGACTTCGGTGGCGAGGTTGAGCGTGTAATGTCCATGGTCGACTCCGTGCTGCTGCTGGTCGACGCCCAGGACGGCCCTATGCCGCAAACCCGCTTCGTGACCAAGAAGGCCTTCGAAGCCGGCCTCAAGCCGATCGTCGTGATCAACAAGGTCGACCGTCCGGGCGCACGTCCTGATTGGGTTCTGGACCAGATCTTCGACCTGTTCGACAACCTCGGTGCAACCGACGAGCAGCTGGACTTCAAAGTGGTCTACGCCTCGGCCCTGAACGGCATTGCCGGCCTGGACCACACCGCCATGGCCGAAGACATGACCCCGCTGTACCAGTCGATCGTCGACAACGTACCCGCGCCGGACGTTGACCGTGAAGGCCCGTTCCAGATGCAGATCTCGGCACTGGACTACAACAGCTTCCTGGGTGTCATCGGCGTTGGCCGGATCGCCCGTGGCCGCGTGAAGCCGAACACCCCGGTCGTCGCCATCGACACCAACGGCAAGAAGCGTAACGGCCGTATCCTCAAGCTGATGGGCCACCACGGCCTGCACCGCGTCGACGTCGAAGAAGCCCAGGCTGGCGACATCGTCTGCATCAGCGGTTTCGACGAGCTGTTCATCTCCGACACCCTGTGCGACCCGACTGCCGTCGAAGCGATGAAGCCGCTGACCGTTGACGAGCCAACCGTTTCGATGACCTTCCAGGTCAACGACTCGCCGTTCTGCGGCAAGGAAGGCAAGTTCGTCACCAGCCGTAACATCAAGGACCGTCTGGACAAAGAGCTGCTGTACAACGTTGCTCTGCGTGTTCAGGAAACCGATTCCCCTGACAAGTTCAAGGTATCGGGCCGTGGTGAACTGCACCTGTCGGTACTGATCGAAACCATGCGCCGTGAAGGCTTCGAGATGGCCGTGGGCCGTCCTGAAGTGATCATCCGCGAAGTGGATGGCGTCAAGCAGGAACCGTTCGAGAACGTCACCATCGACATCCCTGAGGAATCCCAGGGCAAGGTGATGGAAGAGATGGGTCTGCGTAAAGGCGACCTGACCAACATGGTTCCGGATGGCAAGGGCCGTGTTCGCCTGGAGTACAACATTCCAGCCCGTGGCCTGATCGGCTTCCGTAACCAGTTCCTGACCCTGACCAACGGTGCAGGCATCCTGACCTCGATCTTCGATCGCTACGACACCATGAAGTCGGGCCAGATGTCCGGCCGCCTCAACGGTGTACTGGTATCGGTCGAGACCGGCAAGGCACTGACCTACTCCCTGGAAACCCTGCAGGCGCGCGGCAAGCTGTTCGTCGAGCACGGCCAGGAGATCTACAACGGTCAGATCATCGGTCTGAACAGCCGTGACAACGATCTGGGCGTGAACCCGACCAAAGGCAAGAAGCTCGACAACATGCGTGCTTCGGGCAAAGACGAAGTCATCGCCCTGGTTCCGCCAGTTCGCCACACCCTCGAACAGGCCCTGGAATTCATCCAGGATGACGAGCTGTGCGAAGTCACGCCGAAGTCGATCCGTCTGCGCAAGAAGATCCTGGACGAAGGCGAGCGTACCCGCGCTGCCAAGAAAGCCAAGAACTGA
- the thiI gene encoding tRNA uracil 4-sulfurtransferase ThiI, with amino-acid sequence MKLIVKVFPEITIKSRPVRKRFIRQLGKNIRNVLKDLDPELAVDGVWDNLEVVTRVEDEKVQREMIERLTCTPGITHFLQVEEYPLGDFDDIVAKCKQHFGHLLAGKYFAVRCKRGGHHDFTSMDVDRYVGSQLRQQCGAAGIELKQPEVTVRIEIRNQRLYVIHNQHQGIGGYPLGALEQTLVLMSGGFDSTVAAYQMMRRGLMTHFCFFNLGGRAHELGVMEVAHYLWKKYGSSQRVLFISVPFEEVVGEILNKVDNSYMGVTLKRMMLRGAARMADRLEIDALVTGEAISQVSSQTLPNLSIIDSATDKLVLRPLLASHKQDIIDQANEIGTADFAKHMPEYCGVISVNPTTHAKRHRMEHEEKQFDMAVLERALERAKFISIDHVIDELGKDVEIEEVSEALPGQIVIDIRHPDAQEDEPLVLEGIEVQVMPFYAINSKFKQLDETRQYLLYCDKGVMSRLHAHHLLSEGHANVRVYRPA; translated from the coding sequence ATGAAACTTATCGTCAAAGTCTTCCCAGAAATCACCATCAAGAGCCGGCCGGTGCGCAAGCGCTTCATCCGCCAGCTCGGCAAGAACATCCGCAACGTGCTCAAGGACCTCGACCCTGAGCTCGCGGTCGATGGTGTCTGGGACAACCTCGAAGTGGTCACCCGCGTCGAAGACGAAAAAGTCCAGCGCGAGATGATCGAGCGCCTCACCTGCACCCCGGGGATCACCCACTTCCTGCAGGTAGAGGAATACCCGCTCGGTGACTTCGACGATATCGTCGCCAAGTGCAAGCAGCACTTCGGTCACTTGCTGGCCGGCAAGTATTTCGCCGTGCGCTGCAAGCGGGGCGGCCACCATGACTTCACCTCGATGGACGTCGACCGTTACGTGGGTAGCCAGCTGCGCCAGCAGTGCGGCGCCGCCGGCATCGAGCTCAAGCAGCCTGAAGTGACGGTGCGCATCGAAATCCGCAACCAGCGCCTGTACGTGATCCACAATCAGCATCAAGGCATCGGCGGCTACCCGCTGGGGGCCCTTGAGCAGACCCTGGTGCTAATGTCCGGCGGTTTCGACTCCACCGTGGCGGCCTACCAGATGATGCGTCGCGGCCTGATGACCCATTTCTGCTTCTTCAACCTCGGCGGCCGCGCCCACGAACTGGGCGTGATGGAAGTGGCCCACTACCTGTGGAAAAAGTACGGCAGCAGCCAGCGCGTACTGTTCATCAGCGTGCCGTTCGAAGAAGTGGTCGGCGAGATCCTCAACAAGGTCGACAACAGCTACATGGGCGTGACCCTCAAGCGCATGATGCTGCGCGGCGCTGCGCGCATGGCCGATCGTCTGGAAATCGATGCGCTGGTCACCGGCGAGGCGATCTCCCAGGTGTCCAGCCAGACGCTGCCGAACCTGTCGATCATCGACTCGGCCACCGACAAGCTGGTGCTGCGCCCGTTGCTGGCCAGCCACAAGCAGGACATCATCGACCAGGCCAACGAAATCGGCACCGCCGACTTCGCCAAGCACATGCCTGAATATTGCGGCGTGATCTCGGTGAACCCCACCACCCATGCCAAGCGTCACCGCATGGAGCATGAAGAGAAGCAGTTCGACATGGCCGTGCTGGAGCGCGCCCTCGAACGTGCCAAGTTCATCTCGATCGACCACGTGATCGACGAGCTGGGCAAGGACGTGGAAATCGAGGAAGTCAGCGAAGCATTGCCAGGCCAGATCGTGATCGACATCCGCCACCCTGACGCCCAGGAAGACGAGCCTTTGGTGCTCGAGGGTATCGAAGTTCAGGTGATGCCGTTCTACGCGATCAACAGCAAGTTCAAGCAGCTGGATGAAACCCGCCAGTACTTGCTGTATTGCGACAAAGGTGTGATGAGCCGATTGCACGCACACCACCTGCTCAGTGAGGGACATGCCAATGTGCGTGTTTATCGTCCGGCATAA